A portion of the Candidatus Pristimantibacillus lignocellulolyticus genome contains these proteins:
- a CDS encoding FlxA-like family protein, with product MGISSISGGSSFAVSTSDNSTSSLEKQLVKLMKQLQEVQKSDDDEKTKQMKIQLIQQQIQMIQLQIQQKQANAAKAEAERAKASQEVNSNSTSTTSANNILNNSTFDLRV from the coding sequence ATGGGGATTTCATCAATTTCAGGAGGTAGTTCTTTTGCCGTATCAACATCTGATAACAGCACCTCAAGTCTTGAAAAACAATTGGTTAAACTTATGAAGCAATTACAAGAAGTTCAAAAGAGTGATGATGATGAAAAAACAAAACAAATGAAGATTCAACTAATTCAACAACAAATTCAGATGATTCAGCTACAAATTCAGCAAAAACAAGCAAATGCTGCTAAGGCTGAAGCGGAGCGTGCTAAGGCTTCTCAAGAAGTTAATAGCAACTCAACTTCAACAACATCTGCGAATAATATACTTAACAATAGCACGTTCGATTTACGTGTATAA
- a CDS encoding SRPBCC domain-containing protein, whose translation MNTEETLQDIRKTIVLQAPIDKVWKTVATSEGIASWWMPNTFVAVVGKQFILHAAQFGDSPCIVTDIEPPYRLGFDWGKDWHLEFQLKQLSDTTTEFTLIHSGWDANTMTEFGQPHSIIHSIMNGGWDSIVQDKLPSIVEQS comes from the coding sequence ATGAATACTGAAGAAACTTTACAAGATATACGTAAAACAATTGTGCTACAAGCACCTATTGATAAGGTATGGAAAACCGTTGCCACATCAGAAGGTATTGCAAGTTGGTGGATGCCTAACACTTTTGTAGCCGTTGTCGGAAAACAGTTTATCCTACATGCCGCTCAATTTGGAGATTCACCTTGTATCGTCACCGATATTGAACCACCTTATCGTCTTGGATTTGACTGGGGCAAAGATTGGCATTTAGAATTTCAATTGAAGCAATTATCTGATACAACGACTGAATTCACATTGATCCATTCTGGCTGGGATGCTAATACGATGACCGAATTTGGTCAACCACATTCCATTATTCATAGTATTATGAACGGTGGTTGGGACAGTATCGTACAGGACAAGTTACCTTCAATTGTGGAGCAATCATAA
- a CDS encoding metalloregulator ArsR/SmtB family transcription factor produces MTAPVLKQDVFQAISDPTRRTMLVLLANGELPITAITTHFPISRTAVNKHLYVLNDAGLVSKRKLGRETRYRLEAAPLVQIQDWLSFFEVYWDNRLLALKNIVEQD; encoded by the coding sequence ATGACCGCTCCAGTACTAAAGCAAGATGTATTCCAAGCAATTTCTGACCCCACCCGAAGAACAATGCTTGTACTACTTGCAAATGGTGAATTGCCGATTACTGCGATTACTACTCATTTCCCTATTTCCCGTACTGCTGTCAATAAACATTTATACGTCCTGAATGATGCAGGGCTTGTAAGTAAGCGAAAGCTTGGGCGTGAAACACGTTATCGATTGGAGGCCGCACCGTTAGTTCAAATACAAGATTGGCTTTCATTCTTTGAGGTCTATTGGGATAATCGCTTATTAGCTTTAAAAAACATTGTAGAACAAGACTAA
- a CDS encoding VOC family protein — protein sequence MISKLGQVMIYVNDQDESVKFWTEQVGFVVVSEADNGQGMKWIEIAPSLQAGTSLVLHNKALVAEMQPDMNLGTPSLMFFASELEQLYTSFKEKGITVGDLVTMPGGKVFNFADKENNYFAIMEQQ from the coding sequence ATGATTTCCAAATTAGGACAAGTAATGATTTATGTTAATGATCAAGATGAATCGGTTAAGTTTTGGACGGAGCAGGTTGGTTTTGTAGTTGTTTCAGAAGCTGATAATGGTCAAGGTATGAAATGGATTGAAATTGCCCCGTCCTTACAAGCAGGTACAAGTCTTGTGCTACATAACAAAGCATTAGTTGCGGAAATGCAACCAGATATGAATCTTGGTACGCCATCATTAATGTTCTTCGCGAGTGAATTGGAGCAATTATATACAAGCTTTAAGGAAAAAGGAATTACGGTCGGAGACTTAGTTACAATGCCAGGTGGGAAAGTGTTTAACTTTGCCGATAAAGAAAATAATTATTTTGCGATAATGGAACAACAATAA
- a CDS encoding ABC transporter permease: MNMAWKEIKKSKAKFVIVGSIIFLISFLTFIISGLANGLSQDNSALVKSMPQGHFYMNSDANDTYNLSKIDSERQEELLSQYPEAFALSIQMGFVNDENDKQHGVAFVAATESDLFPTVQEGEIILNSDVQEDGITLNAKLTNEQFSGQFSVVTFADEQKFSHADVAFIHEQNYKEMYRTNSLQMIFIPGDEEPVIEGMVSFSNSAFLNTLASYKAEQMTLNMIIWFLIAISGLLFAIFFYMMNVQKIGLYGILKAIGVKTSTLFRMMWAQMIFVTVIALIISISASQLFNAVAPAGMPFHLTIGATIMLSILFLIIGFIGATISGIQIKKVEPLQAIQQGEM, encoded by the coding sequence ATGAACATGGCTTGGAAAGAAATTAAGAAGAGCAAAGCAAAATTTGTTATTGTTGGTTCAATCATTTTTCTTATTAGTTTTTTGACGTTTATTATTTCAGGGTTAGCAAATGGCTTATCACAAGATAATTCAGCACTTGTTAAAAGTATGCCTCAAGGACATTTTTATATGAACAGCGATGCGAACGACACTTATAATTTATCTAAAATAGATAGTGAGCGACAAGAAGAACTATTAAGTCAGTATCCAGAAGCATTCGCGTTATCGATTCAAATGGGTTTTGTAAATGATGAGAACGATAAACAACACGGTGTTGCTTTCGTTGCAGCTACGGAGTCTGATCTATTCCCAACTGTTCAAGAAGGGGAAATCATATTAAATTCTGATGTACAAGAAGATGGAATTACATTAAATGCGAAACTTACTAACGAACAATTTAGTGGACAATTTTCAGTTGTTACCTTTGCAGATGAACAAAAGTTCAGCCATGCTGATGTTGCCTTTATCCACGAACAAAATTATAAGGAAATGTATCGTACAAATTCTTTGCAAATGATATTTATTCCAGGAGATGAAGAGCCAGTTATTGAGGGAATGGTATCTTTCTCTAACAGCGCGTTTTTGAATACATTAGCTAGCTATAAGGCTGAGCAAATGACGTTAAATATGATTATATGGTTCTTGATCGCAATTAGCGGATTACTGTTCGCGATCTTCTTCTATATGATGAACGTTCAAAAAATCGGATTGTACGGAATACTGAAAGCGATTGGCGTGAAGACAAGCACATTATTCCGTATGATGTGGGCGCAAATGATTTTTGTAACCGTGATTGCACTTATAATATCGATTAGTGCCAGTCAACTATTCAATGCAGTAGCTCCTGCAGGTATGCCGTTCCACTTGACTATCGGGGCAACGATTATGTTATCAATACTATTCCTTATTATTGGTTTTATTGGTGCAACAATATCTGGTATTCAGATTAAAAAAGTTGAGCCACTACAAGCTATTCAGCAAGGAGAGATGTAA
- a CDS encoding anti-sigma-V factor rsiV codes for MDKRLEQLEKEYTSVQIPEQLDDMVRSSISKHRRKKHYGRRWGFGSVAAAVLFTACLNVSPVMAKSLSDIPVLGNVVSVLTWKTYTVDKDKYSANITVPEIENSGSDKITATLNEKYKQEAEALYDQFMNDMKDMEAIEGGGHLGVDSGYEIITDTEQLLTISRYTVETVGSSSTVIKYDTIDKQKELLLTLPSLFKNDQYVQIISENIKEQMRQQMIDTNNDIYYWVSGAGIADEDLFGEFIRIDPEQSFYITEEGKLVVAFDKYEVAPGYMGNPTFEIPSEILQDVLVSDQYIR; via the coding sequence ATGGATAAACGATTAGAACAATTAGAAAAAGAATATACTTCCGTACAAATCCCCGAGCAATTAGATGATATGGTTCGTTCAAGTATCTCTAAGCATAGGCGCAAAAAACACTATGGACGCAGATGGGGATTTGGCTCGGTGGCCGCTGCAGTATTATTCACTGCTTGTCTTAATGTAAGTCCAGTTATGGCCAAATCTTTATCAGATATTCCTGTACTAGGTAATGTTGTGAGCGTGCTAACTTGGAAAACTTATACGGTGGATAAAGATAAATACTCTGCTAATATTACTGTTCCAGAGATTGAAAATAGCGGGTCTGATAAAATCACTGCTACTCTGAACGAGAAATACAAACAAGAGGCCGAAGCTCTTTACGATCAGTTTATGAATGACATGAAAGATATGGAGGCTATTGAAGGTGGAGGTCATCTCGGTGTTGATAGCGGATATGAGATTATTACTGATACTGAGCAATTACTGACTATAAGTCGGTATACAGTAGAAACGGTTGGATCATCTTCAACTGTTATTAAATATGATACGATTGACAAACAGAAGGAACTATTATTGACACTTCCTAGTTTGTTCAAAAATGACCAATACGTTCAGATTATTTCAGAGAACATAAAAGAACAGATGAGACAACAAATGATCGATACGAATAATGATATCTATTATTGGGTTTCTGGCGCTGGGATTGCTGATGAAGATTTGTTTGGTGAGTTCATTAGGATCGATCCCGAGCAAAGCTTTTATATTACCGAAGAAGGCAAGTTAGTAGTTGCTTTTGATAAATATGAGGTAGCACCAGGATATATGGGAAATCCAACTTTCGAAATTCCAAGTGAAATTCTTCAAGATGTACTTGTTAGTGATCAATATATTCGCTAA
- a CDS encoding ABC transporter ATP-binding protein: MTTLTISKLTKTFSNGEVSEQILKGINLEVNSGEVTALVGASGSGKSTLLTIAAGLQSASSGQIMFQGKDLTTMSQEGIRQLRASQFGFVFQSAHLVPFLTVEDQLLLMLDVAENKLSKQDRKKTVSKMLQLVGMEHRQHAYPSSLSGGEKQRVAIARAIIHQPKILFADEPTASLDSSRSKDVMTLLQSITKKLNIATLLVTHDEEMLPFADRIITMRDGVIL, encoded by the coding sequence ATGACTACACTAACGATATCGAAGCTAACGAAAACATTTTCCAATGGTGAAGTGAGTGAACAAATATTAAAAGGTATCAATCTCGAAGTAAATAGTGGTGAGGTTACAGCTCTTGTCGGAGCTTCTGGATCTGGGAAAAGTACTTTGCTAACGATTGCTGCTGGTCTACAAAGCGCATCTAGTGGACAGATTATGTTTCAGGGCAAGGATCTCACAACGATGTCACAAGAGGGTATTCGACAACTACGTGCCTCGCAGTTCGGCTTTGTGTTTCAATCAGCGCATCTCGTACCGTTTCTTACGGTTGAAGATCAGTTATTATTAATGCTTGATGTAGCCGAAAACAAGCTTAGTAAGCAAGATCGCAAAAAAACAGTTAGCAAAATGCTACAGCTTGTCGGGATGGAACATCGTCAGCACGCTTATCCATCTTCCTTATCTGGAGGAGAGAAACAACGTGTCGCGATTGCTCGAGCAATCATTCATCAACCAAAAATATTGTTCGCAGATGAACCGACTGCAAGCTTAGATTCTAGTCGTTCGAAGGATGTTATGACTCTTCTTCAATCGATTACGAAAAAGCTTAACATTGCAACACTACTCGTTACACATGATGAAGAAATGCTACCTTTCGCAGATCGTATCATTACAATGCGTGATGGTGTCATCCTATAA
- a CDS encoding DUF6530 family protein codes for MKIPTTLKHKPVIVCENYENVDGKYAYNSDAKGISLGLAQWNDRGKLDISAKVWRHTGGKWSRQSEELPLHRVIDLAIMVCQSKLHFQEAYRYEKLYNPENPVIERVGLQGDAMTIGVCDNNERIDEDIKLFNQVLSEDGELIGERLSTLSRMLKELGY; via the coding sequence ATGAAAATTCCAACAACGTTAAAACATAAACCGGTAATTGTTTGCGAAAATTATGAGAATGTAGATGGAAAATATGCTTACAATAGTGATGCAAAAGGAATCTCACTTGGATTGGCACAGTGGAATGATCGCGGGAAACTCGATATTTCTGCAAAAGTGTGGAGACATACGGGAGGTAAGTGGTCGAGACAATCAGAAGAACTACCTTTACATCGTGTAATCGATCTTGCGATTATGGTGTGCCAATCGAAATTACATTTTCAAGAAGCATATCGTTATGAGAAACTGTATAATCCAGAAAATCCTGTCATCGAACGTGTGGGATTACAAGGTGATGCGATGACCATTGGTGTATGCGATAATAATGAGAGAATAGACGAAGACATTAAGCTATTCAATCAAGTATTAAGTGAAGATGGTGAATTAATCGGAGAAAGATTAAGTACATTATCACGTATGCTTAAGGAACTGGGCTACTAA
- a CDS encoding aldo/keto reductase yields the protein MKYRQLGKTDLRISEVSFGTWGIGGDWGTVSDEVSLQALHTAMEQGVNFFDTADVYGNGHSEELLAKATAGRESEIYIATKFCRKGNINDPANYTEEAVRAYCEASLQRLKREQIDLYQIHCPSFDILKQGLVFEVLDKLKDEGKIRYYGVSVESVEEGLFCMEQSNVSALQVIFNLFRQKVSQQLLPVAQEKGVGILARVPLASGLLTGKFNQQASFESSDHRNYNSNGEAFNVGETFAGLPLAKGQELSRELAWIADGKDNMTRAALRWILDHEAVSTVIPGFKNSQQVLDNLGALDVPSFTQEDMARLEQWYKENVHAHIRGSY from the coding sequence TTGAAATATAGACAATTAGGTAAAACAGACTTACGTATAAGCGAAGTTAGCTTTGGTACATGGGGAATTGGAGGGGACTGGGGGACAGTCTCGGATGAAGTCTCTTTACAAGCGTTACATACCGCTATGGAGCAAGGTGTTAACTTCTTCGATACAGCCGATGTATACGGTAATGGACATAGTGAAGAACTGCTAGCCAAAGCTACAGCAGGTAGGGAATCAGAAATCTATATCGCTACAAAATTTTGTCGCAAAGGCAATATTAATGATCCCGCCAACTATACAGAGGAAGCGGTTCGTGCCTATTGCGAAGCAAGCTTACAGCGGCTAAAGCGTGAGCAAATTGACTTGTATCAAATTCACTGTCCTTCATTCGATATATTAAAGCAAGGATTAGTATTTGAAGTACTTGATAAGTTAAAGGATGAAGGTAAGATTCGCTATTACGGCGTTAGCGTTGAAAGTGTAGAAGAAGGATTATTTTGCATGGAACAATCGAATGTTAGTGCTTTGCAAGTAATCTTCAACCTGTTCCGTCAGAAAGTATCACAACAATTGCTACCTGTTGCCCAGGAAAAAGGTGTAGGAATTCTTGCTCGAGTACCGCTAGCTAGTGGTTTACTTACAGGTAAATTCAATCAGCAAGCTTCTTTCGAGTCGAGTGACCATCGTAACTATAATAGTAATGGAGAAGCTTTCAATGTTGGTGAAACATTCGCTGGACTTCCCCTTGCGAAAGGTCAAGAACTTAGTCGTGAGCTAGCTTGGATTGCCGATGGTAAAGATAATATGACACGCGCTGCATTACGCTGGATACTAGATCACGAAGCAGTAAGCACGGTTATTCCTGGATTTAAAAATTCTCAGCAAGTACTAGATAACCTTGGTGCGCTAGATGTTCCTTCATTCACACAAGAAGATATGGCTCGCTTAGAGCAATGGTACAAAGAAAACGTTCATGCTCATATTCGTGGGTCTTATTAA
- a CDS encoding sensor domain-containing diguanylate cyclase produces MDDRLLNAPCGYLSITHEGKIISVNNTFLKQMGYSEHSLLNQHIEGLMSTANKLIFHSYFYPFINLHGHVNELIISLKNSEGIAVACLINGKRLLVDDVEVFDLIIVQMGQRMNYEQELRTAKIQIEEAYWQKDRALEELTKLNNEIEQKQEELIMINESLIELSVTDKLTGLKNRRYFQEKLEDQMFNYTRKEKPFSLCMIDIDHFKQVNDTYGHQVGDEVLEQLAFILRKFARTDDVPARYGGEEFVLLMPKTDIAESKIMAEQLRQLIEDASWVTGRITVSIGISTFYEDETSAGLMKKADQALYRSKESGRNRVTHIADESYIV; encoded by the coding sequence ATGGATGATCGGTTACTAAATGCTCCTTGCGGATATCTTTCCATTACGCATGAGGGCAAGATAATTTCTGTGAATAATACTTTTCTCAAGCAAATGGGATATAGCGAACATAGTTTGCTTAATCAGCATATCGAAGGATTAATGTCCACCGCCAATAAGCTTATTTTTCATTCGTATTTCTATCCGTTTATTAATTTGCACGGACATGTCAATGAATTAATTATTAGTTTGAAAAATAGCGAAGGTATTGCTGTTGCATGTTTGATAAATGGTAAAAGGCTACTTGTTGATGATGTAGAAGTTTTTGATCTTATTATTGTTCAAATGGGTCAAAGGATGAATTATGAGCAAGAACTTCGCACAGCGAAAATTCAAATTGAAGAAGCTTATTGGCAAAAAGATCGAGCGTTAGAAGAACTTACGAAACTGAATAATGAGATCGAACAGAAACAAGAAGAACTTATCATGATTAATGAATCTTTAATCGAACTATCTGTAACGGATAAATTAACAGGATTGAAAAATAGACGATACTTCCAAGAAAAATTAGAAGATCAAATGTTCAATTATACACGTAAAGAAAAACCATTTTCTTTATGTATGATTGATATCGATCACTTTAAACAAGTGAATGACACCTATGGTCATCAAGTGGGTGATGAAGTACTTGAACAACTTGCCTTTATCTTGCGGAAATTTGCAAGAACAGACGATGTTCCAGCTAGGTATGGTGGTGAGGAATTTGTACTACTGATGCCTAAGACTGATATTGCCGAGTCTAAAATTATGGCGGAACAATTACGTCAACTTATCGAGGATGCTTCATGGGTAACAGGTCGTATTACCGTGAGCATAGGTATATCAACCTTCTATGAAGATGAAACTTCAGCGGGGTTAATGAAGAAAGCGGACCAAGCCTTATACAGGTCTAAGGAGAGCGGTCGAAATCGAGTAACGCATATCGCAGATGAGTCATATATTGTTTAA
- a CDS encoding alpha/beta hydrolase: MLDVVVRNNVKMIGGGEQVIILAHGFGCDQNMWQYITPSLAKKYRLVLFDYVGSGQSDLSAYTAERYSSLNGYKQDLLEIIDDAQLKNVIFIGHSISSMIGMLAAIERPELFQKLIMIGPSPCYLNDENGYYGGFERSDILELLEMMEMNFSGWASFMAPMAMNNLDQPQFSQQLEQSFASSNPVIARQFAEVTFFSDYRTELAKCSTPTLIMQCAEDSVVPKAVGHYLHKNLANSELCLMEAKGHYPHISHPTETLTTITQYLEVI; the protein is encoded by the coding sequence ATGTTGGATGTTGTTGTACGTAATAATGTGAAGATGATAGGAGGAGGGGAACAAGTAATTATACTTGCTCATGGATTTGGCTGTGACCAAAATATGTGGCAATATATTACCCCTAGTCTTGCAAAGAAATATAGACTTGTTCTATTTGATTATGTGGGTTCCGGCCAATCGGATTTGAGTGCGTATACAGCAGAACGCTATAGTTCTCTTAACGGATATAAGCAGGATCTGCTAGAGATTATCGATGATGCTCAATTAAAAAATGTTATATTTATTGGTCATTCAATTAGTTCTATGATTGGTATGCTAGCTGCCATAGAGCGCCCTGAATTGTTCCAAAAGCTGATTATGATAGGTCCATCCCCATGTTATTTGAATGATGAGAATGGTTACTATGGTGGATTTGAGCGAAGTGATATTTTGGAACTGCTTGAGATGATGGAGATGAATTTCTCGGGATGGGCAAGCTTCATGGCTCCCATGGCTATGAATAATTTGGATCAGCCACAATTTTCGCAACAGTTAGAGCAAAGCTTTGCGAGCAGCAATCCTGTTATAGCAAGACAATTTGCAGAAGTAACATTCTTCTCGGATTATCGAACGGAACTAGCGAAATGTTCAACGCCTACTTTAATTATGCAATGTGCAGAGGATAGTGTGGTTCCGAAGGCAGTAGGTCATTATTTGCATAAAAATCTAGCCAATAGTGAGCTATGTTTAATGGAAGCAAAGGGACATTATCCTCATATAAGCCACCCTACAGAAACACTTACGACCATTACACAATATCTTGAAGTAATATAG
- a CDS encoding D-alanyl-D-alanine carboxypeptidase family protein, whose product MIKFNKTMLNKKIVLILFTFTILFIGLFVINNVTIKGSESNIANADTVTYTATANLNIRKGPSTANKIITTVTKGTQLTVTEKAKDGWIKVNFKGQIGYASSQYVKVSNSSSNSSKATTGKVTYTATANLNIRKGPSTTNKIITTVTKGTQLAVTEKAKNGWLKVSFKGQIGYVSSQYVKVSNTSSDAIQVIAKPESIPVLVNKQNKLPENYVPKDLVYTSIPFTFKEKTEKKKMRSEASTAIGELFKAAKKQGVNLLGVSAYRSHTTQTALFNSYVKRDGYDKAITYSALPGTSEHETGLAIDVTGGDGKCAAQDCFGGTKEAKWLQDNVAEYGFIIRYPEGKESITGYKYEPWHLRYVGKSKAQTIMSKGITLEEYFESELVYK is encoded by the coding sequence ATGATAAAATTTAATAAAACAATGCTTAATAAAAAGATAGTATTAATATTATTTACTTTCACTATTTTATTTATAGGTTTATTCGTTATTAACAATGTAACTATTAAGGGATCGGAATCAAATATAGCTAATGCAGATACTGTGACCTATACAGCAACTGCCAACTTGAATATTCGTAAAGGTCCCTCTACTGCCAATAAAATTATAACAACCGTTACAAAGGGTACACAGCTAACAGTTACTGAAAAAGCCAAGGATGGATGGATAAAAGTAAATTTCAAAGGGCAAATAGGTTATGCCAGTAGTCAATATGTAAAAGTATCAAATTCTTCATCGAACTCTAGTAAGGCAACTACAGGTAAAGTAACCTATACAGCAACTGCTAACTTGAATATTCGTAAAGGTCCCTCTACCACCAATAAAATTATAACAACCGTTACAAAGGGTACACAGCTAGCGGTTACTGAGAAAGCTAAGAATGGTTGGCTTAAGGTTAGCTTCAAAGGACAGATAGGTTATGTCAGTAGCCAGTATGTAAAGGTATCGAACACGTCTTCTGATGCCATTCAGGTTATTGCAAAGCCTGAAAGTATTCCAGTTCTAGTCAATAAACAAAATAAGCTCCCAGAAAATTATGTACCAAAAGATTTAGTATATACATCAATACCGTTTACTTTTAAGGAAAAGACAGAAAAGAAAAAGATGCGAAGTGAAGCATCTACAGCAATTGGGGAATTATTTAAGGCTGCCAAGAAGCAAGGAGTAAATCTTCTCGGTGTGTCTGCATACAGATCACATACTACACAAACTGCCCTATTTAATTCTTATGTAAAAAGAGATGGTTATGATAAGGCAATCACATACAGTGCATTACCTGGAACAAGTGAGCATGAAACAGGGCTTGCGATTGATGTTACAGGAGGGGATGGGAAATGTGCTGCACAGGATTGCTTTGGGGGTACTAAAGAAGCAAAATGGCTACAAGATAATGTTGCAGAATATGGATTTATTATAAGATACCCTGAAGGAAAAGAATCTATTACTGGTTATAAATACGAACCATGGCATCTTCGATATGTAGGTAAATCAAAGGCTCAAACTATTATGAGTAAAGGTATTACTCTTGAAGAATATTTTGAATCTGAGCTTGTCTATAAGTAA
- a CDS encoding DUF3298 and DUF4163 domain-containing protein: protein MSEMFPLCIQTNIVSNGPEKIVSYPEVVGVTNKEWQQEVNNRLAEQTQQLIHMLIGDSPETLSIMMGSYEVKNNQRNILSITQSNSAYHAHAAHGMRYLKSMTFDMGKEKQYVLSELFIAGSDYVSRLSKLVADQIKQRGIETFEPFTTIDPEQSFYIADKTLVLYYQLYDITPYVFGFPIFPISVYDIADIVVDDGPLGVMAVND, encoded by the coding sequence ATGTCAGAGATGTTTCCGTTATGCATTCAGACAAATATCGTATCCAATGGGCCAGAAAAAATCGTCTCTTATCCCGAAGTTGTTGGAGTAACTAATAAAGAGTGGCAACAAGAAGTGAATAACAGATTGGCAGAACAGACGCAGCAACTTATTCATATGCTAATTGGTGATTCTCCTGAAACGTTAAGCATTATGATGGGGTCTTATGAAGTGAAAAATAATCAGCGTAATATATTGAGCATTACGCAATCTAATTCGGCGTATCATGCTCATGCCGCGCATGGTATGCGGTATTTGAAGTCGATGACGTTCGATATGGGGAAAGAAAAGCAGTATGTACTTTCTGAATTATTTATAGCCGGTAGTGATTATGTAAGCCGATTATCTAAGTTAGTTGCCGATCAAATTAAGCAACGTGGCATTGAGACATTTGAGCCATTTACTACAATTGATCCTGAACAGTCATTCTATATTGCTGATAAAACATTAGTGCTCTACTATCAATTATATGACATTACACCTTATGTATTTGGCTTTCCAATATTTCCGATATCCGTCTATGATATTGCAGATATCGTCGTTGATGATGGTCCATTAGGTGTTATGGCAGTTAATGATTAA
- a CDS encoding RNA polymerase sigma factor, which translates to MKPNLERRLIDYIMNNKNRFYLLAYSYTHNEQDALDIVQDSIRKALEHLDSLHGEPQMKSWFYQIVVRTSIDFLRKHKRTSVVEDQVLETMMTAQMDTYTDLDLQVALHQLPTIYREVIILRFFEDMKIEDIAHVLNNNINTVKARLYKALKILKIEMQDEEGASCNG; encoded by the coding sequence ATGAAGCCAAATTTGGAGAGAAGATTAATCGATTACATTATGAATAATAAAAATCGATTTTATCTTCTTGCGTATAGCTATACACATAATGAACAAGATGCGCTCGACATTGTCCAAGATAGTATTCGCAAAGCGTTAGAACATCTTGACAGTCTGCACGGCGAACCTCAAATGAAAAGCTGGTTTTATCAAATCGTTGTTCGGACATCTATCGATTTCTTACGTAAACATAAGAGAACTTCCGTTGTTGAAGATCAAGTATTGGAAACGATGATGACAGCGCAAATGGATACTTACACTGATCTAGACTTGCAGGTCGCACTTCATCAACTACCAACCATATATCGTGAGGTCATCATATTACGATTTTTTGAAGATATGAAAATTGAAGATATAGCCCATGTACTTAATAACAATATAAACACAGTCAAAGCCAGGCTATATAAAGCATTGAAAATTCTTAAAATAGAAATGCAAGACGAAGAAGGAGCGAGTTGTAATGGATAA